Proteins encoded by one window of Xyrauchen texanus isolate HMW12.3.18 chromosome 24, RBS_HiC_50CHRs, whole genome shotgun sequence:
- the LOC127617463 gene encoding ninein-like protein isoform X2, with protein MQCLCADVKNTSLLNFLSLLVVPTQCCRSNDRRDGMPYSLLLFFRVPLHHVSSFNYFTVLSQLISIEAIPKIKSLKSDEDPGSNKESTHHYFVAQGQLKLWTQDGTESPQRSLDPQLKVTDGQVRAVWEELGVGAGGSLNREELSLVCDHIGLKDLQSEELDSLFRKLDKDQDGRLSLSELQSGLFRPHFHAAPLSTSTPTQPKPQRSICKALEERVVRSTSPSFLSATVGQRLLTRLDDGSGCTFPETVITLWTEEGIHNSMDILQTLDFSLEERLGLAELTLALDNELLVSGNGVHQAALVSYKNEINYLQVLADQACQERDKVKADLELADRRNLQLVREVDDRHATIESLNESKIKGLEQEFRGKLAALRSDLEYESEVLLEQVEEERERLREELQLLRAQDASLQEDVCTAAKENSRLEEEVHLLKEKLSEAESTISKLEKDLDHLLQDKYDGLDPNGTGLLNQEEHFSEIIKEFEQKCRELQDRNDELHSELELKSRGSGIRTKQSRDSLSGHTWSSQRALTTESDSDDPEMKSGTSPQVRKKLQVTNKSAFGSLESLAPPVSIETELAMEKLKERYVQEVQDLKIQLESTVNFYERSMEMMRLHMELEQKDTSQSFKIEISEMEDQKSQADERAKQMRQALESLEAELRGRTAGVWDPEQVWCVQRKQADLEQNYDRENSNLVLRLTSEKYQLEAELKLKMDQELLLVQAKLDVFNSENCALKDQLAVLQQDVKLLEDEVNKKRRTIEETESDHMKHREEEERLHKENSKCREEILDLSARNLKLSSENAELSSRLCNDQRALQTLTDRLTQLCQDNKTAASHRQLQQTLHKEESETLQLQEPWQKLEKLQESLSNSKTQIEHLNSQLLSMWQEKDFHTKEMATHKNMLQQSQEKVQELEDNMNQLREEREQLHQTHSLQEMCKSLRVQNEELLKKLQTQELELQRLVHECHILRNKQAELESANQEAIEQTLRADSALSLIQAQHTCEVQELREQVGSGTREHLAHLQTQLAEQQRRTRDLEDLLRSQAKQANVQLGLLQEQYKTLMGNMQERMNEVETMLKNTRMMLQEKVRQRKEQLAKNAKSDLLLKDLYVENSQLINALQVTEQRQKSAEKKSFLLEEKVIALNKLLRKIATSSLTA; from the exons ATGCAGTGCCTCTGTGCTGATGTGAAGAATACATCACTCTTGAACTTTCTCAGTCTGCTAGTTGTTCCCACCCAGTGTTGCAGAAGTAATGATAGGAGGGATGGAATGCCTTATTCTCTTCTGTTGTTCTTTCGGGTGCCACTACACCATGTTAGTTCATTCAACTATTTTACTGTGCTTTCTCAACTCATCAGCATAGAGGCAATACCTAAAATCAAG AGTCTCAAGTCAGATGAAGATCCTGGAAGCAACAAAGAGTCAACACACCACTATTTTGTGGCACAAG GCCAGTTGAAGCTCTGGACTCAAGATGGCACAGAAAGTCCACAGCGCTCCCTCGATCCTCAGCTGAAAGTCACAGACGGACAGGTGAGGGCAGTGTGGGAGGAGCTGGGGGTTGGAGCCGGAGGATCATTAAACCGTGAGGAGTTGTCACTTGTTTGTGACCACATCGGCCTCAAGGACTTACAATCAGAG GAGTTAGATAGTCTCTTCAGGAAACTGGACAAAGATCAGGACGGGAGATTAAGTCTCAGTGAGTTACAGAGCGGTTTGTTCAGACCACACTTTCATGCTGCACCCCTCTCTACCTCCAccccaacccaacccaaacctCAGCGGTCCATCTGCAAG GCCCTTGAGGAGCGTGTGGTACGTTCCACCTCCCCTTCGTTTCTCTCAGCTACTGTGGGTCAGAGGCTGTTGACCCGGCTGGATGATGGATCGGGATGCACATTCCCAGAGACAGTCATCACCCTCTGGACAGAGGAGGGCATTCACAACAGCATGGACATTCTCCAG ACTCTGGACTTTTCTCTGGAGGAGCGTTTGGGTCTAGCTGAACTCACTCTGGCCCTGGACAATGAGCTGCTGGTCAGCGGAAATGGCGTCCATCAGGCTGCTCTGGTCTCCTACAAGAATGAGATAAACTACTTACA AGTCCTGGCAGACCAGGCCTGTCAGGAGAGGGACAAGGTCAAGGCTGACCTGGAACTGGCTGACCGCCGCAACCTGCAGCTGGTCCGAGAGGTGGATGATCGCCATGCCACCATAGAGTCTCTTAATGAATCTAAAATCAA AGGTCTGGAGCAGGAGTTTCGGGGTAAGCTTGCAGCACTGAGGAGTGATTTGGAGTATGAGAGCGAGGTGCTTCTAGAGCAGGTAGAGGAGGAACGGGAGAGGCTCCGAGAGGAGCTGCAGCTGCTCAGGGCTCAGGATGCAAGCCTACAGGAGGACGTTTGCACTGCTGCCAAG GAGAACAGTCGTTTGGAGGAGGAGGTCCATCTTCTGAAGGAAAAGCtctctgaagcagagagcaccaTCTCTAAACTAGAGAAAGATCTAGACCACCTGCTGCAGGACAAG TATGATGGCCTTGATCCAAATGGCACAGGACTGCTAAATCAAGAAGAGCACTTCTCAGAGATCATTAAGGAGTTCGAGCAGAAGTGCAGG GAGCTGCAAGACAGGAACGATGAGTTGCATTCAGAGCTGGAGTTGAAGTCTCGGGGCTCAGGGATTAGAACCAAACAATCAAGGGACAGCCTCTCTGGTCATACCTGGTCCAGCCAAAGAGCTTTAACCACTGAATCAGATTCTG ATGATCCTGAAATGAAGAGTGGTACATCTCCTCAGGTCAGAAAAAAGCTCCAGGTCACTAACAAAAGTG CCTTTGGTTCCTTGGAAAGTTTGGCTCCCCCTGTGAGCATTGAGACCGAACTTGCCATGGAGAAGCTGAAAGAAAGATACGTGCAGGAAGTTCAAGATTTGAAAATCCAGCTGGAGTCTACG GTGAACTTCTATGAGCGCAGTATGGAGATGATGCGGCTGCATATGGAGCTTGAGCAAAAGGACACCTCACAGAGCTTTAAGATTGAGATCAGTGAAATGGAAGACCAGAAATCCCAGGCAGATGAGCGGGCAAAGCAGATGCGACAGGCTTTGGAAAGCCTGGAAGCTGAGCTGAGGGGTAGGACTGCAGGAGTCTGGGATCCTGAGCAGGTGTGGTGCGTTCAACGCAAGCAGGCCGACCTGGAGCAGAACTACGATCGTGAGAACAGTAACCTCGTACTACGCCTCACCTCGGAGAAATATCAGCTGGAGGCAGAACTCAAGCTGAAGATGGACCAAGAATTGCTGCTTGTTCA GGCAAAACTTGATGTGTTCAACTCTGAAAATTGTGCACTGAAAGATCAGCTTGCCGTCTTACAGCAGGATGTCAAGTTGCTTGAAGATGAGGTGAACAAAAAGAG AAGAACAATTGAGGAGACTGAGAGCGACCATATGAAGCATCGAGAAGAGGAAGAAAGGCTTCACAAAGAG AATTCCAAATGTCGAGAAGAGATCCTTGATCTCAGTGCAAGAAACCTGAAGCTTAGCAGCGAGAATGCTGAACTGAGCTCCCGGCTCTGTAATGATCAAAGAGCGCTCCAGACGCTGACTGACAGGCTAACACAGTTGTGTCAGGACAATAAGACAGCTGCCTCTCACAGACAGCTGCAGCAAACTCTACATAAAGAGGAGAGTGAGACACTACAGCTCCAGGAACCATGGCAGAAA CTGGAAAAGCTTCAGGAATCTCTCAGCAACTCTAAAACCCAAATAGAACATCTCAACTCCCAGCTCTTGTCTATGTGGCAAGAAAAGGATTTTCACACCAAGGAGATGGCTACACACAAAAATATGCTGCAACAATCTCAGGAAAAG GTCCAGGAGCTTGAAGACAACATGAATCAGCTGCGTGAAGAGAGAGAACAGTTACATCAGACCCACAGTCTTCAGGAGATGTGCAAGAGCTTGCGAGTACAGAATGAGGAGCTTCTTAAAAAG CTGCAGACTCAGGAGCTGGAACTTCAGAGGCTGGTACATGAGTGCCACATTTTAAGGAACAAACAGGCAGAGCTAGAGAGTGCTAATCAAGAGGCAATCGAACAG ACACTAAGGGCAGACAGCGCTCTGTCACTGATCCAGGCTCAGCATACATGTGAGGTGCAGGAGCTGCGAGAACAGGTGGGGTCTGGCACCCGGGAGCACCTGGCCCACCTGCAGACCCAACTGGCCGAGCAGCAGCGCAGGACGCGAGACCTAGAAGATCTGCTTCGATCTCAGGCCAAGCAAGCCAATGTTCAGTTGGGCCTTCTGCAG gaGCAGTACAAGACATTGATGGGGAACATGCAGGAGCGCATGAATGAGGTCGAAACCATGTTGAAAAACACCCGCATGATGCTACAGGAGAAAGTCAGACAACGAAAAGAACAG CTGGCCAAAAATGCCAAGTCAGATCTACTGCTGAAAGACCTCTATGTGGAGAACTCCCAGCTCATAAATGCGCTACAGGTGACCGAGCAAAGGCAGAAAAGTGCAGAGAAGAAATCCTTCCTCCTAGAGGAGAAAGTGATCGCCCTTAATAAACTGCTACGTAAAATTGCCACATCATCCCTCACTGCTTAA